The proteins below come from a single Mya arenaria isolate MELC-2E11 chromosome 6, ASM2691426v1 genomic window:
- the LOC128239058 gene encoding toll-like receptor 4, producing MNIEFDENYRNTNLSTLVMSSMIGQCGIVSLSNKTFRGLPKLRQLTMTGCKISQITENIFSSVPLLAYLDISNNFKLGLYNAIGPLAKSLNPFNIKTLKMNFVSNPDDIGTKLTKENLKYVNAMSLAHLEMDSNNIEIFEYSALNMSRGKLKTLSMQNNNLFFSLFVATIVWDNPSLVEIDLRDQFKYKNPAPEVYTKLTLSDDQFKNKLLTHDVTNASYNEPLLSRDQENAVSLKKFSYTGSRYFIDPLDFYNTSNSLWYMDISENRITWLKKYDFENLNHLTFLNLSNNYIEKVDSNSFEDLVALKYFYLQNNLLGFEMGFGNLDNIFKPLLSLEHLILARNRIYAIKKDMFSSCKQLQFLDLSDNYLNELDIDVSQLQNIYLLNLRTNRIQSFPLAVQKGLDTIINHTSLTVNLVDNKLVCSCGNLNFLKWILSSNISFIERASYKCTFINSTSVFIRSEFISDLEMECHRYLTVIITCTALASLFLATITAAIGYRYRWHILYWYYMAKLKDRAQGGQQNIYERLFEWDAYISYDDEDLHFVAAKMQPELEERLHYKLHIRERDFVLGETNSLNILNAVQQSKRTLLIISRHFLKNKWCNFEINMAMIEGIKSERGVLILVFLEKIPAAFMPRELAALLKQCPVVDWPQCEDVAEAFWDKLVNYINDYNDISEN from the coding sequence ATGAATATAGAATTCGATGAAAACTATCGGAATACAAATCTGTCAACATTGGTGATGTCTTCAATGATCGGGCAATGTGGAATAGTGTCGCTTTCGAACAAAACATTTCGAGGCCTACCCAAACTAAGGCAACTTACAATGACTGGATGCAAAATATCACAGATTACAGAAAACATATTCTCATCAGTGCCTTTGCTGGCATATTTagatatttcaaataactttaagTTGGGTTTATACAACGCTATCGGCCCTTTGGCGAAGAGTTTAAATCCTTTCAACATTAAAACcctaaaaatgaattttgtttccAATCCCGATGACATTGGCACTAAACTAACAAAAGAAAACCTGAAATACGTTAATGCGATGTCACTAGCTCATTTAGAAATGGATTCCaacaatatagaaatatttgaatatagcGCGTTGAATATGTCACGTGGTAAATTAAAAACACTATCAATGCAAAACAACAACCTTTTCTTTTCGTTATTTGTGGCAACAATCGTTTGGGATAATCCGAGTTTAGTTGAGATTGACCTTCGTGACCAGTTCAAATACAAGAATCCCGCTCCCGAAGTGTACACTAAACTTACGCTATCAGATGACCAGTTCAAAAACAAGCTCCTAACTCATGACGTCACCAATGCCTCGTACAATGAACCTTTGTTATCACGTGATCAGGAAAACGCGGTGAGTCTCAAAAAGTTCTCATACACAGGGAGTCGTTATTTTATCGACCCCCTTGATTTTTACAACACGAGCAACTCCCTCTGGTATATGGATATTTCAGAGAATCGCATCACCTGGCTGAAGAAGTATGATTTCGAAAACCTGAACCATCTTACCTTTTTAAATCTATCTAATAATTATATAGAAAAGGTCGACTCAAACTCCTTTGAAGACTTGGTTGCATTAAAGTACTTTTATCTACAAAACAATCTACTTGGGTTCGAAATGGGTTTCGGAAACttggataacatatttaaaccGCTTCTCAGCCTTGAACACCTAATTCTTGCCCGTAACAGAATCTACGCAATAAAGAAAGACATGTTTTCCTCTTGCAAGCAGTTGCAATTTCTAGATTTGTCAGACAATTACCTGAATGAACTTGACATAGATGTAAGccaattacaaaatatttatttattgaatctTCGAACAAACCGGATTCAAAGCTTTCCTCTCGCAGTGCAAAAAGGGCTGGACACAATAATCAATCACACTTCGCTGACTGTAAACCTCGTGGACAACAAACTTGTGTGTAGTTGTGGAAATCTAAACTTTCTCAAATGGATTCTGAGTTCAAACATATCATTCATAGAAAGGGCAAGTTACAAATGCACATTTATCAATAGCACTAGTGTATTTATACGATCAGAATTTATTTCCGACCTGGAAATGGAATGCCACCGATACCTGACCGTGATCATAACGTGTACAGCATTAGCCTCCCTCTTCCTGGCGACCATTACAGCTGCTATCGGATACCGATACCGTTGGCATATTCTTTACTGGTACTATATGGCCAAACTGAAAGACAGGGCACAAGGTGGACAACAGAACATATACGAACGGCTTTTTGAATGGGATGCATATATATCGTATGATGATGAAGACTTGCATTTCGTTGCAGCGAAAATGCAACCAGAACTTGAGGAACGCCTTCATTATAAGCTACACATTCGAGAGAGGGACTTTGTCCTTGGTGAAACCAACTCCTTAAACATACTCAATGCAGTACAGCAAAGCAAACGAACACTTCTCATCATAAGCAGACACTTCCTTAAAAACAAGTGgtgcaattttgaaataaacatggcTATGATTGAAGGCATTAAAAGTGAAAGGGGCGTGTTGATACTTGTGTTCCTTGAGAAAATACCGGCGGCGTTTATGCCGAGGGAGCTGGCGGCGCTCCTCAAACAGTGTCCCGTGGTTGATTGGCCGCAGTGCGAGGACGTGGCAGAAGCTTTCTGGGACAAGCTGGTCAATTACATTAACGATTACAATGACATTAGCGAGAATTGA